The following are from one region of the Haloactinomyces albus genome:
- a CDS encoding EthD family reductase, producing the protein MYRLVASYHHPKDPEHFLDHYRNVHAKIASQMPNCRAFTWGVCETLDGSKPPHFLIATLEWDSKEDALAALSSPIGQEGAEDVANFADAGVEMNAFETNGEI; encoded by the coding sequence ATGTATCGATTGGTCGCCTCGTACCACCACCCGAAGGACCCGGAGCACTTCCTCGACCACTATCGCAACGTTCATGCCAAGATCGCCTCGCAGATGCCGAACTGCCGAGCCTTCACCTGGGGTGTGTGCGAGACGCTCGACGGTTCCAAGCCGCCACACTTTCTGATCGCGACGCTCGAATGGGACTCGAAGGAAGACGCTCTTGCGGCGCTGAGTTCCCCCATCGGGCAAGAGGGCGCCGAGGACGTCGCCAACTTCGCCGACGCGGGCGTGGAGATGAACGCTTT